Proteins found in one Candidatus Nitrosopelagicus brevis genomic segment:
- a CDS encoding cupredoxin domain-containing protein, translating into MKIITIGLITGLLVLTAYIVISDVTNFETDAERINSIYSETEIFSEAPYSGNTDEKAQHLIIIAKDSWKPGCEVDDLCFLPYEKTINAGETVLFVNEDEFEHNVRLRGDPNYLHFPTDVIRQNEYFVYKFYEMGEYQYHCTLHPWMEGVINIR; encoded by the coding sequence ATGAAAATAATCACAATAGGGTTAATCACAGGTTTGTTAGTTCTTACTGCATACATTGTCATATCAGATGTAACGAATTTTGAAACAGATGCTGAACGGATAAATTCAATTTATTCTGAGACAGAAATTTTTTCAGAGGCGCCATACAGCGGAAATACAGATGAAAAGGCACAGCATTTGATCATAATAGCAAAAGATTCATGGAAACCGGGATGTGAAGTAGATGATTTGTGCTTTTTACCATATGAAAAGACAATCAATGCAGGAGAAACTGTATTGTTTGTAAATGAAGACGAGTTTGAACACAACGTTAGACTTAGAGGAGACCCGAACTATCTGCATTTTCCAACAGATGTCATAAGACAAAATGAATACTTTGTTTACAAATTTTATGAAATGGGAGAATATCAATACCATTGCACGCTTCATCCCTGGATGGAAGGTGTGATTAACATCAGATGA
- a CDS encoding winged helix-turn-helix transcriptional regulator: MESREELIVSEIKRNPGIRFREVMEKINLSNGVLSYYVRKLENNGVIKTQRTTRVSRFFINDMTEEESKVASRLRQTTPKAILVSLLENDTMEFQEIVSSVGKASATVSFYLSKLVNDGMVDFKKSNLKKRYFVVEKQRIANLITEYHPDIVESASDNLADIMSSL; this comes from the coding sequence ATGGAATCTAGAGAGGAATTAATCGTTTCAGAGATCAAAAGAAATCCTGGAATCAGATTTAGAGAAGTCATGGAAAAAATAAACCTCTCAAATGGCGTTTTAAGTTACTATGTCAGAAAATTAGAAAATAATGGAGTAATCAAAACTCAAAGAACAACACGAGTTTCAAGATTTTTCATTAATGACATGACAGAAGAAGAATCCAAAGTAGCATCACGTCTAAGACAAACAACACCAAAAGCAATCCTCGTATCATTATTAGAAAATGACACAATGGAGTTTCAAGAAATTGTATCAAGTGTTGGAAAGGCAAGCGCCACAGTATCATTTTATTTATCAAAATTAGTAAACGACGGAATGGTTGATTTCAAGAAATCTAACTTGAAAAAGAGATACTTTGTAGTAGAAAAACAAAGAATTGCAAATCTAATTACCGAATATCACCCAGATATTGTAGAATCTGCATCAGACAACCTTGCAGATATCATGTCTTCACTATAG
- a CDS encoding phosphate signaling complex PhoU family protein gives MMSTKTKNMERRNIQISGGSTYVISLPKKWIEKLNLKNGDSMQIVNNPNNSITLSADSIQEESTTYPEIKIKKTDSVESIKRKIISLYISGHSFMVLNSPRAKIETDVRSMVMKLIRTKFVGTEIIESDSESITIKVLSTIPEMKLELAFNRMFKSTSNMFSETMHAIEKGDSEYAQEIVHMDDEINRFSYYLTRNLVMALDDANILSALGLEKTSQAIGYKRIITCVERIADHISTIAKVVVDMEKNISKTPKDIINTYQKTIELFDKTMTLISERNYSQAEKHAEEIEALIDETNALVKSTKTNSEASIVYQNLIYQNRRILDYILDISEVVMNDTVDSIVSMKTIENTEA, from the coding sequence ATGATGTCTACAAAGACCAAAAACATGGAACGTAGAAATATCCAGATCAGCGGAGGCTCTACATATGTAATTTCACTTCCAAAAAAATGGATTGAAAAACTAAATCTAAAAAACGGAGATTCCATGCAAATTGTAAACAATCCAAACAATTCCATCACACTTTCTGCTGATTCTATTCAAGAAGAATCAACAACATATCCTGAAATTAAAATTAAAAAAACAGACTCTGTAGAGTCAATAAAGCGAAAAATCATCTCATTATACATTTCTGGGCACAGTTTCATGGTGTTAAACTCCCCAAGAGCAAAAATTGAAACCGATGTACGCTCTATGGTCATGAAATTAATTCGAACTAAATTTGTAGGAACTGAAATTATAGAATCTGATTCAGAATCAATAACAATCAAGGTGCTTTCTACAATACCTGAGATGAAACTAGAGTTGGCATTCAACAGAATGTTCAAATCAACATCCAACATGTTTTCTGAGACAATGCATGCAATTGAAAAAGGCGATTCTGAGTATGCCCAAGAAATAGTTCACATGGACGATGAGATTAACCGTTTTTCATATTATCTTACCAGAAATCTGGTTATGGCCTTAGATGATGCCAACATCTTATCTGCATTAGGATTAGAAAAAACATCTCAAGCAATTGGATACAAACGAATTATTACATGCGTTGAAAGAATTGCAGACCACATTTCTACAATTGCAAAAGTAGTCGTTGACATGGAGAAAAACATCTCAAAAACCCCAAAAGACATCATCAATACATATCAAAAAACAATCGAACTTTTCGATAAAACCATGACTCTCATATCTGAGAGAAACTACTCACAGGCAGAAAAACATGCTGAAGAAATAGAGGCACTCATTGATGAGACAAACGCCTTGGTAAAATCAACTAAAACCAACTCTGAAGCATCCATTGTATATCAAAATCTGATATATCAAAACAGACGAATTTTAGATTACATCCTAGACATATCTGAAGTTGTCATGAATGATACAGTAGATTCTATTGTTTCTATGAAAACAATTGAGAATACTGAGGCTTAA
- a CDS encoding inorganic phosphate transporter: MIEIAIIGIIIALVFDFVNGFNDSANSVATVIGTRVLKPIHAVTISAAANFAGPFVFGVAVATTIAKGIVSPDDITVYMIIGGLAGAITWSTLCTYFGLPISNSHSLIGGIMGAGIAGLGFEKLVYDGLAKVFTGIIVAPIGGMMFGIAATGLIIYFFARKKPAIVNRTFGRLQIISSAWFALTHGANDGQKTMGIIVLILFSVGLIEELEMPLWVIFAAAAAMGLGTFFGGYKVIKTLGVKVTRLKPYQGFAAETSGGLMLAVFATLGIPASTTHAITGTIMGAGSARRIRAVRWRVSRQIIFSWVITIPGAAGLGIAFTYIIHLFL; the protein is encoded by the coding sequence ATGATAGAAATAGCGATTATTGGAATTATTATCGCTTTGGTATTTGATTTTGTTAATGGATTTAATGATTCAGCAAACTCTGTAGCCACCGTAATCGGTACACGTGTTTTAAAACCAATTCATGCTGTCACAATTTCAGCTGCTGCAAATTTTGCTGGACCGTTTGTTTTTGGAGTTGCAGTTGCAACAACAATAGCAAAAGGAATTGTCAGTCCTGATGATATTACAGTCTACATGATAATAGGAGGTTTGGCAGGTGCAATCACATGGAGTACTCTATGTACATACTTTGGATTACCAATCTCAAACAGCCATTCATTAATAGGAGGAATAATGGGTGCAGGAATTGCAGGATTAGGATTTGAAAAATTAGTATATGACGGATTAGCCAAAGTGTTTACCGGAATAATTGTTGCACCTATAGGAGGAATGATGTTTGGCATTGCAGCAACTGGACTAATTATCTACTTTTTCGCAAGAAAAAAACCTGCAATAGTGAATCGGACATTTGGACGATTACAAATAATTTCATCAGCTTGGTTTGCTTTAACACATGGTGCAAACGATGGACAAAAAACTATGGGAATTATTGTTTTGATTTTATTCTCCGTAGGATTGATTGAAGAACTTGAAATGCCTTTATGGGTAATATTTGCAGCAGCTGCGGCCATGGGATTAGGTACATTCTTTGGAGGATACAAAGTAATCAAAACCTTAGGCGTCAAAGTTACACGATTAAAACCGTATCAAGGATTTGCAGCTGAAACTAGTGGCGGATTAATGCTTGCAGTCTTTGCAACATTAGGAATTCCTGCAAGTACAACTCATGCAATCACTGGAACGATTATGGGTGCAGGTTCAGCGCGAAGAATACGTGCTGTAAGATGGAGGGTAAGTAGACAAATTATTTTTTCATGGGTCATAACAATTCCAGGCGCTGCAGGTTTAGGAATTGCATTTACATACATAATTCATTTGTTTTTGTAA
- a CDS encoding DUF47 domain-containing protein: protein MVQFFSWVKSNEKELLTILENLAKKAVEASDAVLELMDDPTNKDKIAHISEIETEADVLTRDIFSELNKTFITPLDREDMQRVASKIDDIIDFMDGIGARFASYKITKSPPHTKQMAEELAKATREVEYMVGKLGNVKNPKLMIEHCRNTSVIEHVIDDLYRLAISELFESNDPIKIIKLKDIYETMETASDRCVDVADVVEDIVLKYT, encoded by the coding sequence ATGGTACAATTCTTCTCTTGGGTAAAATCAAATGAGAAAGAGCTTTTAACTATTTTGGAAAATCTAGCAAAAAAAGCTGTTGAAGCATCAGATGCAGTTTTGGAATTAATGGATGATCCAACCAATAAAGATAAGATAGCACACATTTCAGAAATTGAAACTGAGGCAGACGTTCTAACACGAGATATCTTTTCAGAATTAAACAAAACATTCATCACTCCACTTGACAGAGAAGACATGCAAAGAGTTGCTTCAAAGATAGACGACATTATTGATTTCATGGATGGAATTGGCGCAAGATTTGCCAGCTATAAAATTACCAAATCACCTCCACACACAAAACAAATGGCCGAAGAGTTAGCCAAGGCAACAAGAGAGGTTGAATACATGGTAGGAAAATTAGGTAATGTAAAAAATCCTAAATTAATGATAGAACATTGTAGAAATACAAGTGTAATCGAACATGTCATTGATGATTTGTACAGATTAGCAATATCTGAACTCTTTGAAAGTAACGATCCAATAAAAATAATCAAACTAAAAGACATCTATGAAACTATGGAAACCGCATCAGACAGATGCGTAGATGTTGCAGATGTCGTAGAAGATATTGTTCTAAAATATACCTAG
- a CDS encoding ferritin-like domain-containing protein, whose translation MGKKNIEIAGPSDGTIEMLKKAYALEMSAFHYWFYIDQYAEGLGFLHSDFYSESANDELEHAKKVALRLDQLGAKATDNPQDWAEVSGLGNLEPGKHVTLRNALEYALEFERTAIAHYNELASSTQGKDHITYHLALDLVSDEAKDEQDIEDILDKLEIS comes from the coding sequence ATGGGCAAAAAGAATATTGAAATTGCTGGACCATCCGACGGTACAATTGAAATGCTAAAAAAAGCATATGCATTAGAAATGTCTGCATTTCATTACTGGTTTTACATTGACCAGTATGCAGAAGGATTGGGATTCTTGCACAGTGATTTTTATTCAGAAAGTGCTAACGACGAGTTAGAACATGCAAAAAAAGTTGCATTAAGATTGGATCAGTTGGGAGCAAAAGCAACTGACAATCCACAAGACTGGGCAGAAGTTTCTGGACTAGGAAACTTGGAACCTGGTAAACATGTTACATTGCGAAATGCATTAGAATATGCACTTGAATTCGAAAGAACTGCAATAGCACATTACAACGAACTTGCAAGCAGCACTCAAGGAAAAGACCACATAACATACCATCTCGCATTAGACTTGGTAAGTGACGAAGCAAAAGACGAACAAGACATTGAAGACATCCTAGACAAACTGGAAATTTCCTAA
- a CDS encoding sodium-dependent bicarbonate transport family permease: MDILELIQSNLLTPIVLFFLFGIIAARIKSDLKMPEAISEFLPIYLLAAIGLHGGIEMRKTGFEEMLVPMLVAIGLSLLFTLNHYQILRRLGKFNIFDSYALASTYGAVGAVTFSVGLSFLKNQGVSSEGYLAAILAVLEPVAFILAIFLTNMAVSKQIRTKKQSISDDEELDIGMKQTKTKLSQVLKESITGKAIVILLGSIVIGYIIGKEGFEPISIVFDELFTGAIVIFMIEMGIIAGQRLEDIKKVGIFLTSFSIIIPTINGIIGVLVSTALGLSLGGAVMFGLLLASASFIAAPAVLRHAIPQANPSLYITSALGITFPYNIIVLLPIMFTISTWVHGEEAIDLFNYVSKVFI; encoded by the coding sequence ATGGATATTTTAGAATTAATCCAATCGAATCTGTTAACTCCAATAGTCCTTTTCTTCCTGTTTGGGATAATTGCAGCACGAATAAAGTCTGACTTGAAGATGCCTGAGGCAATTTCAGAGTTTTTGCCGATATACCTTCTAGCCGCTATTGGTCTTCATGGAGGAATAGAGATGAGAAAGACCGGTTTTGAGGAAATGTTAGTCCCAATGCTAGTTGCAATAGGTCTTTCATTGTTATTTACACTAAATCATTATCAGATTCTAAGAAGACTAGGAAAATTCAACATCTTTGATTCATACGCATTAGCATCAACTTATGGTGCAGTAGGGGCGGTAACATTCTCTGTAGGATTATCATTTCTCAAAAATCAAGGAGTTTCATCAGAAGGATATCTTGCTGCAATTCTTGCAGTTTTAGAGCCGGTTGCATTCATCTTGGCAATATTTCTTACAAACATGGCAGTATCAAAACAAATCCGTACAAAAAAACAGTCCATTTCAGATGATGAGGAATTAGATATTGGAATGAAACAGACAAAAACAAAACTTTCTCAGGTCTTAAAAGAATCAATTACAGGAAAGGCAATAGTAATTTTACTTGGAAGTATTGTAATTGGATACATCATAGGAAAAGAAGGCTTTGAGCCAATTAGCATAGTCTTTGATGAACTATTCACAGGTGCAATTGTAATTTTCATGATTGAAATGGGAATAATTGCAGGACAAAGATTGGAAGATATCAAAAAGGTAGGAATCTTCCTGACATCATTTTCTATAATAATACCAACCATAAATGGAATAATTGGAGTGCTAGTTTCAACAGCACTAGGGTTAAGTTTAGGCGGAGCAGTCATGTTTGGATTGCTTTTAGCTAGTGCATCATTTATCGCAGCCCCTGCAGTACTACGTCATGCCATTCCACAAGCGAACCCAAGTTTGTACATTACATCTGCATTAGGAATTACATTCCCATACAACATTATCGTATTACTTCCAATCATGTTTACAATATCAACATGGGTTCATGGTGAAGAAGCAATAGACTTATTCAATTATGTATCAAAGGTGTTCATATGA
- a CDS encoding P-II family nitrogen regulator — protein MKLYDVKLLTVTCEILAQKNVIEILKNHDITGYTTYEVEGNGAKGLRGQGFKNEKNVKIEVVMREEKLSGVVEDISRTLFPDFAIILYVSDVGVVRTEKF, from the coding sequence ATGAAACTCTATGATGTGAAATTACTCACAGTCACATGCGAGATTTTGGCTCAGAAAAATGTCATTGAAATTTTGAAAAATCACGACATTACAGGATATACCACATACGAAGTAGAAGGAAATGGTGCAAAAGGCTTGCGTGGTCAAGGGTTCAAAAATGAAAAAAATGTCAAAATAGAGGTAGTTATGAGAGAAGAAAAGCTATCAGGCGTTGTGGAGGATATTTCTAGAACATTATTTCCAGATTTTGCAATTATACTGTATGTCAGCGATGTAGGCGTAGTCAGAACAGAAAAATTCTAG
- a CDS encoding arsenate reductase ArsC, with translation MSKDILFVCVENAGRSQMAEAFFRKFTEGKFNVNSAGTVPSGNLNPVVVEVMKEIGIDMTNQSPKTLSQSMISSSFKTINMGCMDKESCPALFVKDVIDWNIPDPKEKTIEQVREIRDQIKSEVLNFINSIDNEK, from the coding sequence ATGAGTAAAGATATACTATTTGTGTGCGTGGAAAATGCCGGTAGAAGTCAAATGGCTGAAGCTTTTTTCAGAAAGTTTACAGAAGGCAAGTTCAATGTAAATAGTGCAGGTACAGTTCCATCAGGAAATCTGAATCCAGTAGTAGTAGAAGTAATGAAGGAGATTGGAATTGATATGACAAATCAATCTCCAAAGACACTATCTCAATCAATGATTTCTAGTTCGTTTAAGACAATTAACATGGGATGTATGGATAAAGAATCATGCCCAGCACTTTTTGTAAAAGATGTTATAGATTGGAACATACCAGATCCTAAAGAAAAAACAATAGAACAGGTAAGAGAGATTCGCGATCAAATTAAATCAGAAGTTTTGAATTTTATTAACTCAATAGATAATGAGAAATAA
- a CDS encoding MIP/aquaporin family protein, whose amino-acid sequence MAYSNLQIFTVELVGTFILVIFATGSIVLDAEMFNGELGIPFHAVAPFVALLIGVYSFGKVSLAHFNPAVTIGYYITGHISKIQILYYVAAEIIGAILGSLFVLTIIGDKADLGANVPNFDFSMLLIFPVEVLASAMLMGVIFYVVYTKGLRGFSGVAIGGIVGLDILFLAFISGASMNPARALAPALLSGVVENLWLYWTAPFVGTIIAAFAFRGKFKAQREREAKS is encoded by the coding sequence ATGGCATATTCAAATTTACAAATTTTTACAGTTGAATTAGTTGGAACGTTCATTTTGGTAATTTTTGCCACAGGTTCAATTGTTTTGGATGCAGAGATGTTTAACGGGGAATTAGGCATTCCGTTTCATGCAGTTGCACCATTTGTAGCACTACTAATTGGAGTGTATTCATTTGGAAAGGTATCACTTGCACACTTCAATCCAGCAGTTACAATCGGGTATTATATCACAGGGCATATATCAAAAATTCAAATTTTGTATTATGTTGCAGCAGAAATAATTGGCGCCATACTAGGTTCATTGTTTGTTTTAACAATAATTGGAGATAAGGCAGACCTGGGTGCAAATGTACCAAACTTTGATTTTTCCATGCTTTTGATATTTCCGGTAGAAGTTTTGGCATCTGCGATGCTCATGGGAGTCATCTTTTATGTTGTGTACACAAAAGGGTTGAGAGGATTTAGCGGCGTAGCCATTGGAGGAATTGTAGGATTAGATATTTTGTTTTTGGCATTTATTTCAGGTGCATCAATGAATCCAGCCCGGGCACTTGCTCCAGCATTATTATCAGGAGTAGTAGAAAATTTGTGGCTTTATTGGACAGCCCCATTTGTAGGAACTATAATTGCAGCATTTGCATTTCGTGGAAAATTCAAGGCTCAAAGAGAAAGAGAAGCAAAATCCTGA
- a CDS encoding NAD(P)/FAD-dependent oxidoreductase: MLEAVVVGAGPSGIGVSIILQKMGVKFTVLDRNNVGSSFLKWPKQMKLLTPSFFSNTFKMIDLNAITYDTSPALTLQTEHPSGQEYAAYLKKLAEHFKLPIQGNTNVDSVTKNGDVFTIKTNKGEIKTKYVVWAAGEFQYPKIHSFPGSKYCTHNSLITNWENVEGDEFFVVGGYESGMDTAINLAARKKRVLIIDKDNLLNSEDIDPSRTISPYTKDRLRKVNTDNLIEFHTGKVIRVEKENDEYVIFTEKKKLRSKTKPILATGFKGSLSLIKGLFDWEDGKAQLNSYDESTKTPGLYVTGPMLQSHNMIFCFIYKFQQRFAVVANNIGIKLSKDVTVIEQYKKEGMYLDNLEDAKDECAC; the protein is encoded by the coding sequence ATGTTAGAAGCAGTTGTTGTAGGAGCCGGACCATCAGGAATTGGTGTATCCATTATACTACAAAAGATGGGAGTCAAGTTTACAGTTTTAGACCGTAATAATGTGGGAAGTTCTTTTCTTAAATGGCCAAAGCAGATGAAATTGCTAACTCCTTCGTTTTTCAGCAACACATTCAAAATGATAGACCTTAATGCAATCACCTACGATACTTCCCCTGCATTGACATTACAGACAGAACATCCAAGTGGACAAGAATATGCTGCATACCTAAAAAAACTTGCAGAACATTTCAAGCTCCCAATTCAAGGCAACACCAATGTAGATTCAGTAACAAAAAATGGAGATGTATTTACCATAAAAACCAACAAAGGAGAAATAAAAACTAAATATGTGGTCTGGGCTGCAGGCGAATTCCAATATCCAAAAATCCATTCATTTCCAGGTTCCAAATACTGTACACACAACAGTTTGATTACCAATTGGGAAAATGTTGAAGGTGATGAGTTTTTCGTTGTTGGTGGTTATGAAAGCGGTATGGATACTGCAATTAATTTAGCAGCAAGAAAAAAACGAGTCCTAATAATTGACAAAGACAACTTGTTGAACAGTGAAGACATAGATCCTAGTAGAACAATATCTCCATACACAAAAGACAGATTGAGAAAAGTCAATACCGACAACCTAATAGAATTTCATACTGGAAAAGTGATTAGGGTAGAAAAAGAAAATGATGAATATGTAATTTTTACAGAAAAAAAGAAACTTCGTTCAAAAACAAAACCAATTCTTGCTACCGGTTTCAAAGGAAGTCTTTCATTAATTAAAGGACTGTTTGACTGGGAAGATGGAAAAGCACAATTAAACTCCTACGATGAATCTACAAAAACACCTGGACTCTATGTAACAGGTCCAATGCTACAATCTCATAATATGATTTTCTGTTTCATTTACAAATTCCAACAGAGATTTGCAGTTGTTGCAAATAATATCGGAATAAAACTAAGCAAAGATGTCACTGTGATTGAACAGTACAAAAAAGAAGGAATGTATCTTGACAATCTAGAAGATGCCAAAGACGAATGTGCATGTTAA
- a CDS encoding FeoB small GTPase domain-containing protein has protein sequence MLKSSSTPKIIVIGKEGVGKSQLISSLTGKYAESSNFKGSTVSKESYNNDKFSFVDTPGIVFDSDSETTKIAISSIHGNDSILLVVSAANIDDDIEYFLPLIKNKKGMIIVTNWDRFNSKNEDMLEKLQQDLKIPITALDARRITESQKSGIFETLNNPRVFSNKTVHTGISIKPKSTILEKKHAGVLIGLVLLLAPAILSVIGANYFGELIHPIISELLKGPIDSLSTLPSPLMDIVVGDYGFLSMGPFLFVWATPVVVIYALVLGIYKSTGLLDRTSLAIHPLVKKIGVSGRDVTRIVMGFGCNVPAVISSRSCSSCTRGTTVSAISFGSACSYQFSASIAVFSASGMPWLVIPFLFFLTATTILYTRIVSRKKNRIKLNMPVIEGQVFFEKPRASAIWRESKSNISQFFKMALPIFLGITFVASIISWTGIIDYFAVEIGFLMKFFNLPEDASLAIIFGSIRKDGLLLLAEPNLVGSLSAIQILTGVYLAGTLLPCIVTFLTVIREMSWMFAIKMVGKQIIAVVAFTLLLAHSDKLFNVFL, from the coding sequence ATGCTAAAAAGTTCTTCAACTCCAAAAATTATTGTAATCGGTAAAGAAGGAGTTGGGAAATCACAATTAATCTCATCACTTACTGGAAAGTATGCAGAGAGTAGTAATTTTAAAGGTTCAACTGTTTCAAAGGAATCTTACAACAACGATAAATTTTCTTTTGTTGATACACCTGGAATTGTTTTTGATTCCGACAGCGAAACAACAAAGATTGCAATTTCATCTATACATGGAAACGATTCCATATTGCTTGTTGTTAGTGCTGCAAACATAGATGACGATATTGAATATTTTCTCCCATTGATAAAAAACAAGAAAGGAATGATAATAGTAACAAATTGGGACAGATTTAATTCAAAAAATGAAGACATGCTTGAAAAATTACAACAGGATCTTAAGATTCCCATTACAGCCTTAGATGCACGAAGAATTACCGAATCTCAAAAAAGTGGAATTTTTGAGACATTGAATAATCCACGTGTATTCTCGAACAAAACAGTTCATACGGGAATCTCAATCAAGCCAAAATCAACAATTCTTGAGAAAAAACATGCAGGAGTCTTAATTGGGCTAGTGTTATTACTTGCTCCGGCCATATTATCGGTCATTGGAGCCAATTATTTTGGAGAATTAATTCATCCAATAATATCAGAACTTTTGAAAGGACCAATAGATAGTCTTAGCACGCTACCATCGCCATTAATGGATATTGTTGTTGGAGATTACGGATTCTTATCCATGGGCCCATTTCTTTTTGTTTGGGCAACTCCTGTAGTTGTGATATACGCATTAGTGCTTGGCATTTACAAATCAACTGGATTATTGGATAGAACATCTTTAGCGATTCATCCACTAGTAAAGAAAATCGGAGTAAGCGGAAGAGATGTAACTCGAATAGTAATGGGATTTGGATGTAACGTTCCTGCTGTCATTAGCAGTAGATCCTGTTCAAGTTGTACAAGAGGAACAACCGTTTCTGCAATAAGTTTTGGTTCTGCATGTTCATACCAATTTAGTGCATCAATTGCTGTTTTTTCAGCATCTGGCATGCCTTGGCTGGTAATTCCATTTTTGTTTTTTTTGACAGCAACAACTATTCTTTACACCAGAATAGTCAGTAGAAAGAAAAATCGCATCAAGTTAAACATGCCAGTAATCGAGGGACAAGTATTCTTTGAAAAGCCTAGAGCCAGTGCAATTTGGAGAGAATCAAAGTCAAACATTAGTCAGTTCTTTAAGATGGCATTGCCAATCTTTTTGGGAATTACATTTGTTGCATCCATCATAAGCTGGACAGGCATTATTGATTATTTTGCAGTCGAGATTGGGTTCCTAATGAAATTTTTCAATCTCCCGGAGGATGCATCACTTGCAATAATATTTGGATCTATTAGAAAAGACGGATTATTACTTCTTGCTGAACCTAACTTAGTAGGCTCTCTTTCAGCAATACAAATTTTAACAGGAGTTTATCTAGCAGGAACATTACTTCCATGCATTGTGACATTCTTAACCGTTATTCGTGAAATGTCATGGATGTTTGCAATTAAAATGGTAGGAAAACAAATCATTGCTGTTGTTGCATTTACATTACTGCTTGCACATTCAGATAAATTATTCAATGTGTTTCTTTAG
- a CDS encoding DUF1059 domain-containing protein: MTKSISCHDAGKDCGWSASAPTEDELMVKIEEHVKAEHKEIELTPENVANIKTLIKEI, translated from the coding sequence ATGACAAAAAGTATCAGCTGTCACGATGCAGGAAAAGATTGTGGATGGTCTGCTAGCGCACCAACAGAAGATGAATTGATGGTAAAAATTGAAGAACATGTAAAAGCAGAACACAAAGAAATCGAGCTTACACCTGAAAATGTGGCAAACATCAAGACGCTCATAAAAGAAATCTAA
- a CDS encoding vWA domain-containing protein: MEYEFGYWYVLLALFILPGFYFLYRFYTKTKKSNSLKFSNLELVKKSASSQSQFRKHLPFILILIAVGLIIIGLADPRIPLENIKEGVNVVLVLDGSGSMAATDYPPTRLESAKDAAEILIENLEPNDHTGIILFESGATTVSYLTPFKDKTIGDLNAIKQRDGATAIGDGLVLGVDMANSIPNKKKVVILLSDGDHNAGVVTPNEAVQYAIQKKIQIHTIGMGSEEPVLLGTNIYGNPLYAELNEKELIAIATAANGKYYKSVDNNSLNEIFEEITDDIDRELEQVSIKDWFFIAAVVVLAANIYIVYGKYRIVI; this comes from the coding sequence ATGGAATACGAATTTGGATATTGGTATGTTTTACTTGCACTTTTTATCTTGCCTGGATTTTATTTCCTGTATCGATTTTATACAAAAACAAAGAAATCAAACTCACTAAAGTTTAGCAACTTAGAACTTGTAAAAAAATCAGCTTCATCACAATCTCAATTTAGAAAACATCTTCCATTCATTTTGATACTGATAGCTGTAGGTTTGATAATAATTGGGCTTGCAGACCCCCGAATCCCTCTTGAAAACATCAAAGAAGGTGTCAATGTGGTCCTAGTTCTTGATGGCTCTGGAAGTATGGCTGCAACTGATTATCCTCCAACAAGACTGGAATCTGCAAAAGATGCTGCTGAGATATTGATAGAAAATCTTGAGCCAAATGATCATACTGGCATTATCTTGTTTGAATCTGGTGCCACAACAGTCTCATATCTCACTCCATTCAAAGACAAAACAATTGGTGATTTGAATGCAATAAAACAAAGAGATGGCGCAACTGCAATTGGAGATGGTCTTGTATTGGGCGTGGATATGGCAAATTCCATTCCTAACAAGAAAAAGGTTGTAATTCTGTTAAGCGATGGTGATCATAACGCAGGTGTTGTAACACCAAATGAGGCGGTTCAGTATGCAATTCAGAAAAAAATTCAAATCCATACAATTGGTATGGGCTCTGAAGAACCCGTCCTTTTAGGAACTAACATTTATGGAAATCCTTTGTATGCAGAATTAAACGAAAAGGAATTAATCGCTATAGCAACTGCGGCAAATGGAAAATACTACAAATCCGTTGATAACAATAGTTTAAATGAAATTTTTGAAGAAATTACTGACGATATTGACAGAGAACTTGAACAAGTAAGTATCAAAGACTGGTTCTTCATTGCAGCCGTAGTCGTATTAGCTGCTAATATTTACATTGTATACGGCAAATATAGAATAGTGATTTAA